One Caldalkalibacillus uzonensis DNA window includes the following coding sequences:
- the spoVE gene encoding stage V sporulation protein E, with protein sequence MPKIRSTPDFLIVFCTLALLSIGIIMVYSSSAVLSFHKFGDYLYYAKRQFLFAGLGIVAMFIMMNVDYWIWRRWAKVGLLVCFVLLVLVLIIGVERNGSKSWIGIGAFSIQPSEFIKIWMIIFLAKYLAEHQKYLVYFTKGLLPPLGLVGVAFGLIMLQPDLGTGAVMVGTAVVMLYIAGTRLTHLFALGMVGVAGLVALILAAPYRIKRITGFLDPWQDPLGAGYQIIQSLYAIGPGGLMGLGLGMSRQKFYYLPEPQTDFIFSILAEELGFLGGATVLCLFALLLWRGMRVAICAPDLYGNLLAAGIVAMIAIQVIINVGVVTGMFPVTGITLPLLSYGGSSLTLMLTAIGLLLNVSRYAK encoded by the coding sequence TTGCCAAAAATACGCTCTACTCCGGACTTTCTCATTGTCTTTTGTACATTGGCCTTGCTGAGCATTGGGATTATCATGGTATATAGCTCAAGTGCCGTGCTTTCTTTCCATAAATTCGGCGATTATTTGTATTATGCCAAGCGCCAGTTTTTATTTGCCGGACTGGGCATTGTGGCCATGTTCATCATGATGAATGTGGATTACTGGATTTGGCGCCGGTGGGCCAAAGTTGGCCTTTTGGTCTGTTTTGTATTGCTCGTGCTGGTTCTGATCATTGGCGTGGAGCGAAATGGTTCCAAAAGCTGGATCGGCATCGGTGCTTTTTCCATTCAACCCTCGGAATTTATTAAAATTTGGATGATTATCTTTTTGGCCAAATACTTGGCTGAGCATCAAAAATACTTGGTTTATTTTACGAAAGGCTTGCTTCCCCCTTTAGGCTTGGTCGGGGTGGCCTTTGGTCTGATCATGCTGCAGCCTGACTTGGGGACTGGTGCCGTCATGGTCGGCACGGCCGTTGTGATGCTGTATATCGCCGGAACAAGACTGACTCATCTTTTTGCTCTGGGCATGGTGGGAGTGGCTGGACTAGTGGCCCTTATTCTGGCTGCTCCATACCGGATCAAGCGCATTACAGGATTCCTCGATCCCTGGCAGGACCCTTTAGGGGCGGGTTATCAAATCATACAGTCCCTGTACGCCATCGGCCCCGGGGGATTGATGGGCTTAGGACTGGGTATGAGCCGGCAGAAGTTTTATTATCTTCCCGAGCCCCAAACCGACTTTATCTTCTCCATTTTGGCTGAAGAACTGGGGTTTTTGGGCGGAGCCACTGTACTTTGTCTGTTTGCCCTGTTGTTGTGGCGCGGCATGCGGGTGGCCATTTGTGCCCCTGATTTGTACGGCAATTTGTTGGCTGCAGGCATTGTGGCCATGATCGCCATCCAGGTGATTATTAATGTGGGTGTTGTCACCGGGATGTTCCCTGTGACAGGCATTACATTGCCGCTCTTAAGCTACGGCGGCTCCTCGCTGACGTTAATGTTAACCGCTATCGGTCTGTTGCTTAATGTGTCCAGATATGCTAAATAA
- the murD gene encoding UDP-N-acetylmuramoyl-L-alanine--D-glutamate ligase codes for MKNKHVLVLGLAKSGFAVAKLLVRYGAIVTVNEKKPRQQCEGVAELEELGVKVVCGSHPLSLLEQPIDLIVKNPGIPYCNPLLQEAGRKKIPIVTEVEVGYLLTRAPIIGITGSNGKTTTTTLIYEMLKGSERSPLIAGNIGTVFCEVAAQAGEDQWLVTELSSFQLLGTMQFHPKIGVLLNIFDAHLDYHGSKQAYIEAKAKLFAHQTPADLAVFNLDQEETRRVAEEVRAQIAWFSMHGRPERGAYLDGRRIKVSNQRGEVTDILAIDELKLPGAHNLENVLAAVTVSLEAGAKVERVREVLRTFTGVAHRLQFVRELHGVRYYNDSKATNALATKKAIEAFPGSVVLIAGGLDRGDDYHELEDVFQSNLKALIVYGQVAQKLAEVGHRAGVKHVNRVDNVIEAVNRAYQVAEQGDTVLLSPAAASWDQFSSFEERGDMFTDCVHMLR; via the coding sequence ATGAAAAATAAACATGTTTTGGTACTGGGTTTGGCCAAGAGCGGTTTTGCCGTGGCCAAACTTTTGGTGCGTTATGGCGCGATTGTGACTGTGAACGAAAAAAAACCACGTCAGCAATGTGAGGGCGTGGCTGAATTGGAAGAACTGGGTGTTAAGGTGGTGTGCGGTTCACACCCCCTTTCCCTTTTGGAGCAGCCCATTGATCTGATTGTGAAAAATCCCGGCATTCCGTACTGCAATCCGTTGCTGCAGGAAGCCGGCCGCAAAAAGATTCCCATTGTCACTGAGGTGGAAGTGGGTTATTTGCTGACCCGGGCCCCCATTATCGGGATTACCGGTTCGAATGGTAAAACGACGACCACGACGCTCATTTATGAAATGCTCAAAGGGAGTGAACGTTCCCCTCTTATTGCCGGTAACATTGGCACAGTCTTTTGTGAAGTGGCCGCCCAGGCAGGAGAGGATCAGTGGCTGGTCACCGAGCTGTCCAGTTTTCAGCTGTTGGGCACCATGCAGTTTCACCCTAAAATCGGTGTGCTGCTCAACATCTTTGATGCCCATCTGGACTACCATGGCAGCAAACAGGCCTATATTGAAGCCAAAGCGAAACTGTTTGCTCATCAAACGCCCGCTGATCTTGCCGTATTTAATTTGGACCAGGAGGAAACAAGACGGGTAGCTGAAGAGGTCAGAGCGCAGATCGCCTGGTTCAGCATGCACGGCCGTCCGGAGCGAGGCGCTTACCTGGATGGGAGGCGCATCAAGGTTTCCAATCAGAGAGGCGAAGTGACTGACATTTTGGCCATTGATGAGCTGAAATTACCCGGGGCACACAACCTGGAAAATGTATTGGCTGCCGTAACGGTCAGTTTGGAGGCAGGGGCCAAAGTGGAGCGGGTCAGAGAGGTTTTACGCACCTTTACTGGTGTGGCTCACCGTTTGCAATTTGTGCGTGAACTGCATGGTGTCCGTTATTATAATGACTCTAAAGCAACCAATGCTCTGGCCACCAAAAAGGCGATTGAAGCCTTTCCGGGATCAGTGGTGCTGATCGCCGGGGGGCTGGACCGAGGTGATGATTATCATGAGCTGGAAGACGTTTTTCAATCCAATCTTAAGGCGCTGATCGTTTATGGACAAGTTGCTCAAAAGTTGGCCGAAGTAGGTCACAGGGCAGGGGTAAAACACGTTAATCGTGTCGATAATGTAATAGAAGCGGTGAACAGAGCCTACCAGGTCGCCGAGCAGGGTGACACGGTACTCCTCTCTCCAGCAGCGGCAAGTTGGGATCAATTTTCATCATTTGAGGAGCGGGGAGACATGTTTACCGACTGTGTGCATATGCTTAGATAA
- the murB gene encoding UDP-N-acetylmuramate dehydrogenase, whose protein sequence is MNELAQRLNKANVGKVWLNEPLKHHTTLKIGGPADILIQPKDKEGLITAVNITKEHGIPYRVIGRGSNLLVRDGGIRGAVIKVGEGLDYLLVEDDKVTAGAGFSFIKLATMIAKQGLSGLEFAGGIPGTVGGAVYMNAGAHGSDVSRVLLSAQILFDDGELATLSNEELNFSYRTSVLQKERKGICLEATFQLEKGDREEIMKIMSQNKDYRKQTQPLQQPCCGSVFRNPKPYSAGRLIEEAGLKGFRIGDAQISTKHANFIVNLGNATARDVLALIEHIQQTIAEKYGVHMHPEVEVVGEW, encoded by the coding sequence ATGAATGAATTAGCACAACGCTTAAATAAGGCAAATGTGGGGAAAGTGTGGTTAAATGAACCGTTAAAACATCATACCACTTTGAAAATAGGCGGACCGGCGGATATTCTCATTCAACCGAAGGACAAAGAGGGATTGATCACTGCTGTTAACATTACCAAAGAACATGGGATACCCTACCGTGTCATTGGGCGCGGATCAAATCTCCTTGTCAGGGATGGTGGTATACGCGGTGCTGTTATAAAAGTAGGGGAAGGCCTGGACTACCTGCTTGTTGAAGATGATAAGGTGACCGCCGGTGCCGGGTTTTCATTTATTAAGCTGGCCACGATGATTGCGAAACAGGGCTTGAGCGGCTTGGAGTTTGCAGGCGGTATTCCCGGCACAGTGGGTGGAGCGGTGTACATGAATGCAGGGGCTCACGGGTCAGATGTTTCACGCGTCTTGCTTTCAGCTCAAATCCTGTTTGACGACGGTGAGCTTGCGACCTTAAGCAATGAAGAACTCAATTTTTCTTACCGTACCTCGGTCCTGCAAAAGGAGCGTAAAGGTATTTGTCTGGAGGCAACATTCCAACTAGAAAAAGGTGACCGGGAAGAGATTATGAAGATCATGTCTCAAAACAAGGATTACCGCAAACAAACACAACCGCTCCAGCAACCATGTTGCGGCAGTGTTTTTCGTAATCCAAAACCTTATTCAGCAGGTCGCCTGATCGAAGAGGCGGGTTTAAAAGGGTTTCGCATTGGGGATGCACAAATTTCCACAAAGCATGCCAATTTTATAGTAAATCTAGGAAATGCGACGGCCAGAGACGTTTTAGCCCTAATCGAACATATTCAGCAAACGATTGCCGAAAAATACGGTGTGCACATGCATCCTGAAGTAGAGGTTGTCGGTGAGTGGTAA
- a CDS encoding cell division protein FtsQ/DivIB produces MSGQKVIVDERIPKLKEFRRQRANRQFILLAILFFMVILIVIYFQSPLSRLGSIGVENNQLVERERLLEQAELKEGMSYFDFRTEEVADKLASLPEIKEATVQRELPNRLHITVEEHPVVAFWLQDESLFPVLANGHILDKPWEGERIAQPILNGWPHQEGVTELSRELEKLSPAVTDLISEIVLTPAASDPYRLTLYMVDGYEVRTTIRQFSQQMSWYPHIREELREDNQHGGTIYLLDGTWAESPLSEEAGETEGGIEGMEDEEEQNH; encoded by the coding sequence ATGAGTGGACAGAAAGTGATTGTGGATGAACGAATCCCTAAATTAAAGGAGTTTAGACGCCAGAGAGCCAATCGGCAATTTATCTTGCTGGCCATCCTTTTTTTTATGGTTATCTTGATTGTGATTTATTTTCAATCACCATTGTCACGCCTTGGCTCAATTGGTGTTGAGAACAACCAGCTTGTTGAGCGGGAGCGTCTCTTGGAGCAGGCTGAACTAAAGGAAGGTATGTCCTATTTTGACTTCCGGACGGAGGAAGTGGCCGACAAGCTGGCCTCCTTGCCGGAAATTAAAGAGGCTACTGTTCAAAGAGAGTTGCCCAACCGGTTGCACATTACGGTTGAAGAGCACCCTGTGGTGGCTTTTTGGCTGCAGGATGAGAGCTTGTTTCCGGTTCTTGCCAACGGTCATATTTTAGACAAGCCTTGGGAAGGAGAGCGGATTGCACAGCCCATTTTAAACGGCTGGCCCCATCAAGAGGGGGTGACTGAATTAAGTCGGGAACTGGAAAAACTATCACCTGCGGTGACTGACCTGATCTCAGAGATTGTACTCACCCCTGCCGCGAGCGACCCTTATCGTTTAACACTGTACATGGTGGATGGCTACGAGGTGAGAACAACCATACGCCAGTTTAGTCAACAGATGAGTTGGTACCCTCATATTCGTGAAGAGTTGAGAGAAGATAACCAGCATGGAGGAACGATTTATTTGTTGGATGGAACGTGGGCTGAAAGTCCACTCAGTGAGGAAGCAGGTGAGACAGAAGGCGGGATAGAAGGGATGGAAGATGAAGAAGAGCAAAACCATTAA
- a CDS encoding DUF881 domain-containing protein encodes MNQDRKVILTFTFVCFILGLMLAVQYASTALPEERETRGLNDLRLELQKERERTQALISEIGSYHELLHRYDKSLDQDQDPLEIMEKERLRLRQMIGLEEVQGEGFIIRIEQRELDPLEEYEFDPFIYDEDLRLIVNELNAYGAQAIAINGERIIATSAIRNVQNQILINTRPVAPPYEIKVIGDPSTLIPALRLAGLEEYFDIVSHNVSFEEKERLTVPAYAQRIDFQYLQPVKEDNR; translated from the coding sequence ATGAACCAGGATCGTAAGGTGATTTTAACCTTTACATTTGTCTGCTTTATTTTAGGATTGATGCTGGCCGTGCAGTATGCTTCCACTGCCCTTCCCGAGGAAAGGGAAACACGAGGGTTAAATGATCTGCGCTTGGAGTTGCAAAAAGAACGGGAGCGGACGCAAGCGTTGATCAGTGAAATAGGGTCATATCATGAACTGTTGCACCGTTATGACAAATCTCTTGACCAAGACCAGGATCCCCTAGAGATCATGGAGAAAGAACGCTTAAGGTTAAGGCAAATGATTGGCTTGGAAGAGGTGCAGGGAGAAGGATTTATTATCCGCATTGAACAGAGGGAACTCGACCCTCTGGAAGAGTATGAATTTGACCCGTTTATCTATGATGAAGATTTACGCCTCATTGTCAATGAGTTAAATGCTTACGGCGCACAAGCGATAGCCATCAACGGTGAGCGCATTATCGCCACCTCAGCGATCCGCAATGTCCAAAATCAGATCTTGATCAATACCCGCCCGGTCGCCCCTCCGTATGAAATTAAGGTTATCGGTGATCCATCCACACTGATTCCGGCTCTGAGACTGGCTGGCCTGGAAGAATACTTTGACATTGTCAGTCATAATGTCTCCTTTGAAGAAAAAGAACGTCTGACCGTTCCTGCCTACGCCCAGCGGATTGATTTTCAATATTTACAGCCTGTCAAGGAGGACAACAGATGA
- a CDS encoding DUF881 domain-containing protein yields the protein MKKSKTIKVTRLHLLLTVVLLCAGYLLAYSYNYTKEFGQEQADVSQSMTQWEIEDQLREKLIQAQKENMQLEERLTELQHLVSEKEEQMSLLENELEGTYIELESYRLLAGLLEAKGPGVIVTLEDKDYIGETGDPDDYIVHEQDVRGVINELFAAGAEGVSINGQRFVHTTAIRCVGPTIIVNGVKSAAPFEIAAVGDPEVLYRALHLPGGYVELLQSWGITVKVEKQDEIILPAFIGEL from the coding sequence ATGAAGAAGAGCAAAACCATTAAGGTGACGCGCCTCCATTTGCTGTTAACTGTGGTGTTGTTATGTGCAGGGTATTTATTGGCCTATTCTTACAATTACACCAAAGAGTTTGGTCAAGAGCAGGCCGACGTTTCCCAGTCAATGACTCAGTGGGAAATTGAAGATCAATTGCGGGAGAAACTGATCCAAGCCCAAAAAGAAAATATGCAGCTTGAAGAACGCTTAACGGAATTGCAACACTTAGTGAGTGAAAAGGAGGAACAGATGTCCCTGCTGGAGAATGAACTAGAGGGCACCTATATTGAGCTGGAGTCTTACCGTCTCTTAGCAGGGCTCTTGGAAGCTAAGGGGCCCGGTGTGATTGTGACTTTGGAAGACAAGGACTATATAGGGGAAACAGGTGATCCCGACGATTATATTGTTCATGAACAGGATGTCCGCGGCGTCATCAACGAATTGTTTGCTGCAGGGGCAGAGGGAGTTAGTATTAACGGTCAGCGTTTTGTGCATACGACAGCTATTCGTTGTGTCGGTCCGACGATTATTGTCAATGGCGTTAAGTCAGCTGCGCCGTTTGAGATTGCAGCTGTTGGTGACCCTGAAGTTCTGTATCGGGCTTTGCATCTTCCCGGGGGCTACGTGGAACTGCTTCAGTCCTGGGGCATCACCGTGAAGGTAGAGAAGCAGGATGAGATCATTTTACCGGCGTTTATAGGAGAGTTGTAA
- a CDS encoding small basic family protein codes for MKWLPVLGLLVGILLGLSSDLTVPPAYANYLSIAVLAVLDTLFGGLRSYLQSTFDIEVFVSGFFFNTLLAVGLAFLGVHLGIDLYLAAIFAFGVRLFNNIAVIRRILLNKRAGKPSV; via the coding sequence ATGAAGTGGCTTCCTGTTCTTGGATTATTGGTTGGTATTTTGCTTGGCCTGTCTTCAGATTTGACCGTTCCCCCCGCATATGCGAACTACTTGTCCATTGCGGTCTTGGCCGTCTTGGATACGCTTTTTGGCGGTTTAAGGTCCTATCTTCAATCAACATTTGATATTGAAGTTTTTGTTTCCGGCTTTTTCTTTAATACCCTTCTGGCGGTGGGCTTAGCCTTTTTAGGGGTTCATCTTGGCATTGATCTTTATTTAGCCGCCATTTTTGCCTTTGGCGTGCGCCTGTTTAACAACATCGCCGTCATTCGCCGCATCTTGCTGAACAAACGTGCAGGGAAACCCTCCGTTTAA
- the mraY gene encoding phospho-N-acetylmuramoyl-pentapeptide-transferase, whose amino-acid sequence MFNVILLTIVASFAIVLLSAPLFIPVLRRLKFGQSIRDEGPKSHQKKSGTPTMGGIIILLALSLTVFKFSNYTLEFYLLVLVTLGYGLIGFFDDFIKIYFKRNLGLTAKQKLLGQILIAVTFCYFLYTIGHSTAVYIPGTVYGFDLGWLYFPFVVIMLVGASNAVNLTDGLDGLLSGTAAIAFGAYALLAARYSEPEIAIFSAAVVGAVLGFLVYNAHPAKVFMGDTGSLALGGAIASVAILTKTELLLVIIGGVFVIEALSVMLQVASFKLRGKRIFRMSPIHHHFELGGWSEWKVVVVFWLVGFCLAGIGIYLEVFA is encoded by the coding sequence GTGTTCAATGTCATCTTACTGACTATTGTTGCTTCATTTGCCATCGTGCTGTTATCTGCGCCCTTGTTTATCCCTGTCTTGCGCCGCCTTAAGTTTGGGCAGAGCATTCGGGATGAAGGACCGAAGTCCCATCAGAAAAAGTCGGGCACACCCACGATGGGCGGTATCATTATCTTATTGGCGCTCTCATTGACTGTGTTTAAATTTTCCAATTATACCCTGGAGTTTTACCTGCTTGTCTTGGTTACTTTGGGATATGGCCTGATTGGATTTTTTGATGACTTTATTAAAATCTATTTCAAGCGCAACCTGGGGCTGACAGCCAAACAAAAACTGCTGGGGCAGATCCTGATTGCCGTTACGTTTTGTTACTTTTTGTATACGATTGGGCACTCCACCGCTGTCTACATCCCTGGCACTGTTTATGGTTTTGACCTCGGTTGGCTGTACTTCCCGTTTGTCGTCATTATGCTCGTTGGCGCGTCCAATGCCGTCAACTTAACCGACGGCCTGGACGGCCTTTTGTCCGGAACAGCCGCCATTGCTTTTGGTGCTTACGCATTGTTGGCAGCCCGTTATTCTGAGCCGGAAATCGCTATTTTTAGCGCGGCTGTCGTTGGGGCTGTACTCGGTTTCCTTGTTTATAACGCTCATCCTGCCAAAGTGTTCATGGGTGACACAGGTTCACTGGCTTTAGGCGGGGCCATTGCCAGTGTGGCCATCTTGACTAAGACAGAACTGCTGTTGGTGATTATTGGTGGTGTCTTTGTCATTGAGGCCCTGTCGGTCATGTTGCAGGTGGCTTCGTTTAAGCTGCGCGGCAAACGTATTTTCCGCATGAGCCCCATTCATCACCACTTTGAACTGGGGGGCTGGTCAGAGTGGAAAGTAGTTGTTGTTTTCTGGCTGGTGGGCTTTTGTCTGGCAGGAATAGGGATTTATCTAGAGGTGTTTGCCTAA
- a CDS encoding UDP-N-acetylmuramoyl-L-alanyl-D-glutamate--2,6-diaminopimelate ligase translates to MQLHKLIQDLIPYQVHIHAHHHESDQSGDGHLPCIEISSIELDSRQVTPGSLFVCIPGFRVDGHQFARQAVEQGARAILAQKPLDVPVPVIVVPDTRRALAYVANCFYGFPTQKLRLIGVTGTNGKTTVTYLIEKMLEDQGLKTGRIGTINMKIGNRVQEVKNTTPESLHLQQAFHDMLEASCSHAVIEVSSHALDMGRVRGCNFGVAIFTNLTQDHLDYHQSMEQYKQAKGLLFSQLGNGISEGDLKYAILNADDSASDYYMKITPAQVLTYGIHSEQADIKASDIALSPQGVRFTVYYGTQQEKFDVPLVGMFNVYNVLAAVGAGIVEGLSLSQIRESLSKIECIPGRMETVEAGQDFTVIVDYAHTPDSLANVLSTARQLAQKRLICVVGCGGDRDRGKRPLMAQMAVKYADLTVLTSDNPRSEDPQAIINDMEKGLIDTNVSQTKYTSIVDRREAIHWAINQAEQNDVIIIAGKGHETYQEIKGQRYHFDDREVAREVLASLKL, encoded by the coding sequence ATGCAACTTCATAAGCTCATACAAGACTTGATTCCATACCAAGTACACATCCATGCTCATCACCACGAGAGCGATCAGTCTGGTGATGGGCATCTCCCATGTATAGAGATTTCCTCCATTGAACTTGATTCCAGGCAGGTGACACCCGGAAGTTTGTTTGTCTGCATCCCCGGCTTTAGAGTGGATGGACATCAATTTGCCCGGCAAGCCGTAGAACAGGGGGCTCGAGCCATATTGGCCCAGAAGCCCCTTGACGTGCCTGTTCCGGTAATTGTAGTGCCTGATACACGACGGGCATTGGCTTATGTGGCCAACTGTTTTTACGGTTTTCCTACTCAAAAGTTGCGCCTGATCGGTGTGACCGGAACGAATGGCAAAACAACGGTCACCTATCTGATTGAAAAAATGTTGGAAGATCAGGGACTGAAAACAGGTCGTATCGGGACCATTAATATGAAGATCGGCAACCGTGTACAGGAAGTGAAAAATACAACGCCAGAGTCCCTTCATTTGCAGCAAGCGTTCCATGATATGCTGGAAGCGAGCTGCTCCCATGCGGTGATAGAGGTCTCCTCCCATGCCTTAGATATGGGCCGGGTCCGGGGATGTAATTTTGGTGTGGCCATCTTTACCAATCTCACCCAAGATCATTTGGATTATCACCAGAGCATGGAACAATACAAGCAGGCCAAAGGCTTATTGTTTTCTCAACTAGGCAATGGCATTTCCGAAGGGGATTTGAAATATGCTATTTTAAATGCAGATGATTCCGCTTCTGATTACTATATGAAAATTACACCTGCTCAAGTGTTGACCTACGGTATCCACAGTGAACAGGCGGATATCAAGGCTTCGGACATTGCCCTGAGTCCCCAGGGGGTCAGGTTTACCGTTTACTATGGGACACAACAAGAGAAGTTTGATGTGCCTTTAGTGGGTATGTTTAATGTGTACAATGTGTTAGCTGCTGTGGGAGCCGGGATTGTGGAAGGTCTCAGTTTATCCCAGATTCGAGAAAGCCTCAGCAAGATAGAATGCATTCCTGGCCGGATGGAGACTGTTGAGGCAGGACAGGACTTTACCGTCATTGTCGATTACGCCCACACCCCTGACAGTCTGGCCAATGTTTTGTCAACGGCCCGCCAGTTGGCCCAAAAAAGATTAATTTGTGTCGTAGGTTGCGGGGGAGACCGTGACCGGGGAAAACGTCCTTTAATGGCTCAAATGGCGGTTAAGTATGCTGATTTAACGGTTTTAACTTCAGATAATCCCCGTTCCGAAGATCCACAAGCGATTATTAATGATATGGAAAAGGGGTTAATTGACACCAATGTGTCACAGACTAAATATACCTCCATCGTTGACCGGAGAGAGGCAATACATTGGGCCATCAACCAGGCTGAACAGAATGATGTGATTATCATCGCCGGGAAAGGTCATGAAACATATCAGGAAATCAAGGGACAGCGCTACCACTTTGATGACCGGGAAGTGGCCAGAGAAGTCCTTGCCTCATTAAAGTTATGA
- the murG gene encoding undecaprenyldiphospho-muramoylpentapeptide beta-N-acetylglucosaminyltransferase, with protein MKVIVSGGGTGGHIYPALSIINEIRKHEPDSQFLYVGTANGLEADIVQKTEIPFKTIEISGFKRKLSLHNIKTVYRFLRSTSISKQMIKAFQPDIVIGTGGYVCGPVVYAASRLNVPTLIHEQNVIPGLANAFLSRYASAVAVSFEGSLKHFRRDNLYVTGNPRASEVAQADGKKGRESLGIPSHKKVVLVVGGSRGAEAINRAFVEMVSKIREMPGCHFVYVTGQVHYNQVEDQLKTQRQGLTNLTVKPFIYNMPDVLAGTDLIVNRAGASFLAEITALGLPSILIPSPYVTNNHQEKNARWLEKEGASQVILERELTGERLWHSLRELLDNEPALAKMREASLKLGKPEAASQIYQLIKQLTADHVSP; from the coding sequence ATGAAAGTGATAGTATCTGGGGGAGGCACAGGCGGGCATATCTATCCCGCACTCAGCATTATCAACGAAATCCGTAAACATGAACCGGACTCTCAATTTCTTTATGTTGGTACGGCAAACGGGTTGGAAGCTGATATTGTGCAAAAGACGGAGATCCCGTTTAAAACAATTGAGATTTCAGGTTTCAAACGCAAACTATCTCTACATAATATTAAAACAGTGTACCGCTTCCTGAGAAGTACCTCCATATCCAAACAGATGATCAAAGCGTTTCAACCTGACATTGTCATAGGAACTGGCGGCTATGTATGCGGACCTGTTGTCTATGCCGCCAGCCGCTTAAACGTGCCGACCTTGATTCATGAGCAGAACGTGATTCCTGGCTTAGCCAATGCCTTTTTGAGCCGCTATGCCTCTGCCGTTGCCGTTTCGTTTGAGGGCTCTCTTAAACACTTCCGCCGAGACAATTTGTATGTGACCGGCAATCCACGGGCATCAGAAGTGGCTCAGGCGGACGGGAAAAAAGGGCGGGAGTCCCTGGGGATCCCCTCCCATAAAAAAGTGGTGCTTGTTGTCGGTGGCAGCAGGGGGGCTGAGGCCATTAACCGGGCCTTTGTGGAGATGGTCAGTAAAATCCGGGAGATGCCCGGCTGCCACTTCGTTTATGTGACCGGCCAGGTTCACTACAATCAGGTTGAAGACCAGCTGAAAACCCAGCGGCAAGGCTTAACTAACTTAACAGTAAAGCCTTTTATCTACAATATGCCGGATGTACTGGCCGGGACAGACCTGATCGTCAACCGGGCTGGAGCTTCCTTTCTGGCCGAAATTACGGCTTTGGGACTGCCGTCCATTCTGATTCCTTCACCTTATGTGACCAATAATCATCAGGAGAAAAATGCCCGCTGGCTGGAAAAAGAAGGAGCCAGTCAAGTGATATTGGAAAGAGAATTAACAGGTGAACGTTTATGGCATAGCTTGCGTGAACTGCTTGACAATGAGCCAGCGTTGGCTAAAATGAGGGAAGCGTCGTTGAAACTAGGCAAGCCAGAGGCTGCCAGTCAAATCTACCAGTTAATCAAACAGTTGACAGCAGATCATGTGTCACCATAG